From the genome of Chroicocephalus ridibundus chromosome 1, bChrRid1.1, whole genome shotgun sequence, one region includes:
- the SMIM30 gene encoding small integral membrane protein 30, with protein MPSAESTSKLFLVLVSLLLVLPGVEALDAGDTIAFLVGLAVSVVGFCACLGLYARRRNGQQ; from the coding sequence ATGCCTTCTGCCGAGAGCACCTCAAAACTTTTCCTGGTCCTCGTTTCtttgctgctggtgctgccaggaGTTGAAGCCCTGGACGCAGGAGACACCATCGCCTTCCTAGTAGGCCTGGCTGTCAGCGTCGTCGGATTCTGTGCCTGCCTTGGCTTGTACGCAAGGAGAAGGAATGGACAGCAGTGA